Below is a genomic region from Xiphophorus couchianus chromosome 9, X_couchianus-1.0, whole genome shotgun sequence.
GACTGAAAGAAGCTAAATTTCTAAGCTGAACCTGCAGCTGAAGCTCTCCAGCCACTTTGTTGGTTCTATTTAAAGCTaatggtaaaaataacaataattcccataattattttattttttaaatacagcagcagaggtttgttttacattttagttcattttttgcacaaaatcattcttagttTATGAGATAtcagtctgctcagttcagCCTATATTGAGCtcctttgaaaagcattagtagagcttcctgcacaaccatcaagaatgcagcaagtggtttctggatacGAAATCAACAACTAAACACAtgtcttttccagtagccatAGGTGATGggctggagttgctaggtaacagcgcagCCCCCGTCGATTGTAACTCAACAattggaatatttttgaaatggcttgtttttcagacaccaaaaaatattaacatattgCCCAAAAACAAGTTTGGCCGGTTTATAGAAGCAGTCGAGACCTAAATGAAcgtataaaaacatgcaaaatgtgacttttgcaTAATGTGTCTTCTTAAGGTCTCTTCAGTTTTATATAATTTCAGTTTAgtcaaatacatttacaaacagCTTCTATCTTAGCTGtgtttattatgttattattgAGCTGAAGGATGAATTGTAGTCGGAGCCCAATGAGACCCCAGACCAtcttattcttttctttttttgtctatgAAGGGAAAATTAACCGTGTGGTTTCTTTACCTGCAGGGTCACGCTCACAGGATGCTCAAACCTGGAGGCGTCCTCACCTACTGCAACCTGACCTCCTGGGGTGAACTGCTCAAGGAAAAATACGACAACATTGAGAAAATGTTCCAGGTTTGCCACCTTGATGAtctaatcaaaatcaaatccTCCATGTTTGGACTCTGATTGTCGTCCGCTTCTCTACAACAATTCCCCTGAATTACCTCCCATGATGCAGCTACGCAACCGAAacataaaagcagtttttataaGACAATTTGGTCGTATAAATTCACTACATACTTTAGCAGGACCCTCATATTAAGCCAACTCCAACTCCAGGGCTACGattctgcagcttttagatggtCAGAGCTGCAACTGATGAGTATTTTAgaaatcgattattctgatagttaattgaataaaacatttggcacattctgccgatttttaatttgactagtttagcctttttatacaatattaggaacacatgaaaatacaaatcaacaaatcagttccatttaaataagaaaataaaaattttactgcctaaaatgcaataaaagcttttctttagTGTATTCTTgatcatttgtgaaaaaaatatttttaacatcaacatttgaaaagtccagccttttatttttgaaatatcaatCCAGTGTGGGGCTagtctgtttatttcttttttttttttggattaaccgattaataattgatttgtaaaatgtgcttaatatgagttttatttttcatttttacagaatttgaaacAGCTGACATTAAAACAATGTCACTTGAAGAGTTCTAggttaaacatatttacatacaaagAAGGGTTTCTCTATCTTAGTACAAAATGCAtgtatttgtaaagttttgatttaattactgcactgttctttcagcaaatggctttTTCTTAGTCTGTATGCTCAAGTTAGGATTGATTCTagattagttgacgattatttctaCACTCAATTCATCATGATCAATCCGATTAATTGTTCCAGTCTTAAACTTGACGCTGAAGAGGTGATGCGATAATTTGACTCAGCTGCGTTGGAGCAGACATGCATCTAAAAAAGTTGGGGACGTAGCTTTGGGAAGCTGTAGTTGGGAGATCTCtgcttttaaaacatgcaaatcatAATTATCATTAGTGATAATGATCATCTTTGTTTTACGAGGGACAATGCACagctcaaacataaatgtcaccATTTGAGTTTCTGCACCAGATTATCGCAGAAGCTAATTTGTATCTGGATTCCTTTGGACATGCTGATGCTTCCAATGCAACAACTATTATCACAAGTGGAAACATCACTGAGTTCACCTGAGTTACCTGCTGCTGTCATGTCAAGGTTTCTGCCGATAAACCGGATTGGACCGCACGCCAacctcctctctctgtctctgttaaTGATTTTCAGGAAACCCAGGTGCCCCATCTGCTCGAGGCCGGCTTCAAGAAGGAGAAGATTAGCACCACCACCATGGACATTGAACCACCCACTGAATGCAAATACTACTCCTTCAAGAAGATGATCACTCCCACTATTGTGAAAGAATAAAGGACGAagacgctgctgctgcagcctttTTATATTCAGATGTGCCTTTTGTCTCCTGCCAATCACGCATTTCACTGTACAacgttttaataaaacaaactccATCATGACtgcatttaatctttttttgtatttgtttaggGTTACAACTAATGATTactttagtaatcgattattctattggttatttttgacgattaatcaatcaatcagataaaaaaagaatacatttttcatttgaccacttttataaaatcaaaaattcATAAAGGGGAATAAAGGGTGGATGTGCTGAACTTGTAGAGAAGGGCTGCAATTATcgattattttaattatcaatCTAtcagctggatttaaaaaatgccactttgcagattttatacttaagcctttttaaacaatattagaaataaagtaaaagatgcaaataaacaattcaatttctattttaaataagaaaatatgcattttattgccttaaattcaaaaacagcatTCTTTTAATGTATGTATGATcgtttgtagcaaaggatgcatttgaaaaaatacatctaGCACAGccatttctatttaatttaatatcaatacagtgtagggctgatctgttgggttttttttaaaatatatatatttattagtttttcagaATATAACATACATAAATCATACATGAGAGTATGAAgcatatgtatatacatatacacatattCGTGGAGACTTACATACACATGCATGTATGCAACAAAATCCTGTATGAAAGCAGTATACTCTTATCAAtccagtcataaaaataaagacgtacaataaccaaaaaaaaaagaaagaaagaaagaaaaatttataATAACAAGTCacctgttgggttttttttttaagtaaatgattaataattgggAACggtgcttaatttttttaatagaattttaaCAAGgtgaagttgtttttgtcactttaggAGTTCTATagagaaaatattacaaatatttattttcttaaatgcaaaatatattttttatatagttttggtttaattaatgattgattactaaattagctgacgTTCACTTCAATTAATCACGATCAATTATTTCAGCCCTATATTTGTCACAGCTGATGTTATTAGATTTTCTTCTGTCAGAAAATTCTTGAACTggttttaatttcctgtttattaGAAATACCTCCAACATCAGACTCACCTGTTTCCAGGTCTTACATCACCCAGCACGCCTCCTGTCATGAATGCACCCACTCCAAGTCTAAGCTGTGAAATGATTACTGACGGAATGGGACAAAAACATGCTTTGTTGCAGTTATAGTGCAAGATGTTCCCCCGTCTGCAGTACTCGTGTTATTTatgttgtgttgtgtttgttatttataaACCTGAAAACAACAATGCTGGCTCAGTAAAAACCTTCCCAGGGTGGAGATTTCAAATGTGGTTTTAAACGCAAACAAGAGTTTGAACGGGacgtttctgaaataaaaatcttaaatatataaatgaggTACTATCTATAAATCTGCACACCTATGTCggtgaatatttttgaagatAAAAGCCAGATaaattaggaaatatttttgcataaatacCTACGTAAATATGAATGGTGATGTAaagggttaaaataaaaataactatgaAAAATGCCCATCAAGACTGCAGAAAATGTAGATTTATCCTGAAGTGATTCTTCTGACCTTCCACAATGGCTCTTACCAACGTCAGCTGAAAAcgattcttgtttttaaaataggtTTAGACCTGCAGCTAAGGATTGTTTTAGTAGTCGAttattattctgacgattaatggAGAAataggattttaaaaaaggctcTTCGCctgccacataaaatcctaacaaaacacattgaagttggctgcagcatgaaaaagaaatgtacGCGTACGAatagttttgcatttaaataccGTCACTTAAACTGTCTGTAACAACCGAGTATAGGACGGATGTCTGAATTTATGGTTGGAGGTAAGTCTAAGGTGAGATTAAAGAGTGAACACGTAGGAACAAGTAACCACCTGGCGAGGAGCCATTAATCATTAGACGGATGGATGATGCAACAGCAGACTGCTCTCTGGTGGGAAACCACAGCTGCTGGCGGCTCACAGATCTGAATCAGGACTGCGTGTTCATTTAAAGTAATATATAACAGGACAAGGGAGGGAACTGTAGAGAATATGTCTGAATTCAGTTCAATTCGGCTGATTCAGTGATGATGCACTAAAACTGCATTCAGTAACAAAATGCGGTTCTGTTAAAACCATAAAGAGTATATTGTCTGATATGTTCGCAGCTGAAGAACCAGAGCAGCCAGGAGCAATAACACAAAGTGAATGCATGACTCATAAACTCTCCCAACAACAAATGTAAGTGAATATTTGTTAGGTTGAAGTGCGTGTTGCATAAATAAATCTTCTACTTTTACAATGATCAAGCATGCAGTGAAGCATCTATGGCTGAAGATGCTAGATTCTAGAAAATGATTTTCATCGTTAACTTTTCTTTTATGGAAGTTAAAAAGTGCAAGACTCTAAAACATAATCAGGGTTTTTACATGTGTTACTGACTCAACTCATGTAAGACTTTCTAAGAACTTTAAAGACCATTATGAGTGGAATTTAACTGGgtaaatttgcacttacccatGATAGTTTGAGAAATGCCAGCTAGCTAGCATGGTATATTAGCAGTAAGTCACAGGATACAATGACGATATGTGCctgtgactcaaacttttgcctgacataAAAGTCCcatgagagaaaaatacattcagTATATTAGATTAAACAGACCAAGACCAAAACCGCCCCCGTTGAGAAAGACTATTTTAAGGCATTAATATGATGTGGGTAATTCAACAATTGTGTCAGTGATGAATTAAACAAAGTTAAAACCAGATAAGTCAAAGTGcaaaaatacatctattttaaaattcctgttttaggtcagttttctgtcaggaggaatgggtcAAAATTCTAGCAGAAACCATCAAATTTATGCAGTGCAACACAactttgaataattttcatATATATAATTATCTActtatgtatttaattaatgcattaagatatttgcaagcaatttttttttattacttataatttattttattgtgacaaagaAATACCTAATTCAATTGttcattattttgtgtcaaacaaaaatTAGCCGttgcaaaaatgacaaaagcaaCAATCCTTGATTTTTGTGAATCAAAATTTATTGGAGATAACATTTACTATATTGTGGTGCAtcacttgttttgtttacaacCATGTGTAGAGTCATAAATGCTGCTTAAACTgatttgtctttaaattgtgttttaaaacagtaaCACTGATTTAAAGACCCAGAAACCTAAACAGAGCAGAAGCTGGTGAGTCTCATGAAAAGCAGCTTTgcataaattacaatatttcaTTTACTGAAGTTTCTGCTGCTCTATGTGGAAGAGGAGCAATGCCCCAAATGAAACCAGAAATACAACATTTACACACAGATTTACAGATATACTACACGCTCACTTCCTGTACCAGATACTTATCTTCTTCTCtcgtttgattttcttttgcagcTGTAAAGTGCCGTACAGGAGAGCTTCTGCTGTGGGAGGACAACCTGGGAACGAGAAGAAGccattaaaggtgacctataaTGCTTACTGGAACAGGTTTTGagcaatacaaaacattttcattacattttctgcacaaaattattcttggataggaagtaaacaacaaaacacttgtcttttccaacagccattgtacagcgaattcagcggtaaaaccagctgatcaaaCAGATCTGGAGCTcggcttgggttgctaggtgacgggtggagctctgctggggttgctaagtaacggcCTGGGTTTCGCTGGGGACATTCGtgagaaatggctcattttcctaACACCAAAAAATATGAACTTATAACCAAACAATTGCTGGGTGGACTTTGAATAAATACTTAGATACAGCTTTCTGAAtgtaagtatttatttagtattttttttagatggagATGCTAAAAAATGATCAAAcgtacactaaaggaatgctatatTATTGCACTTTAGCCagtaaaatgattaatttcttattttcatttgtattctTGATATTATATGAAAAGGTTTaagatgttaaaagaaaaatattgcagtttgttcatttttcctccaaattgCTTGATTATTGACCAGAATAATGGATAGAATAatagattactaaaataactgtTAGCTGCAGACCTAGTTTAACGTGAAGATTCAAGGATTAATTTTTAAGAATTAAATTATGCATATCattaaattagaatttaaataaaactttatttcagcCCAAAATGTGAGACTCACTGCACAGAGCAATACATGcatgattttttgtttattttgactcACAGCTTCTATAAACCCTAAattctgtttcacagaaaatgtaattagatTTAAACTATGCAAAAATCACCTTTATATGTCACTGAACATAAATCTTAAGCCTACCTGGAACATAAATGTCCACCGGTACGATCCGGTCACAGCCTCGCACCACAGCGTAGGAGTAGTGGTAGTAACCTCCTCCGTTAGCACAACTACAGGAAcgaaatcagaaaaatgttaaacatttttagtctGTCTAGAGACAACAGATATGCAAAAACCAAAGAGTGAATCACACAGATGGGTTTGAAGTTTAACTTCAGCTTTAACCCTGATATGATGGCCAATACTGCCACCATGTGATAAATAATTCTGAATGCAAcatctttaacattttctaaagaaaacaatttattgcCTATTACTTTACTTTAATAGGTAATAAATTGAGCATTTTGGGTCCTAATAGCTTTTTTAGCTGTGATTTTCTCATCCTGCTTTGAACCATGACGTCCTGAAGTGAATAAATAAGATTTACAATTTATACAATATGGGCCTAAATACAGTTCAGAGTTGTCAGTTCAAGCATGTAAGACCATAtgaaatctgtttaattttttaccaaattacgttttaaaaatctttaaattccAATTAAGGATGTTGAAAACCAAAGCAAACTGACAGGATTATAGggaatgttattgtttttattattttcaccaCTGTCCGTAAATTCAAAactatgattaaatgcagttactgtgtgcaggtTAGTGATAAAATTCACACTTCTTTAAGTAAGTGGCGTCCTGAAGAAGCCTGcttcaaatgggaatgtttttcaagagaagGATTTGTGTTTGCGGTGCTTTGACTACCTAAACAAaaggtaataaataaaattatttaatcataatttttgtCATTGTCAAAATAGTACCACAAAAACATTGTGATAAAATTCAAAGCCCATGTCGTCCACCCTTAGAGTGGATCAAAATATCCCGACTGCGACTCTTCTGATTCAACAACATGAAGGAATAACTCACCTTCCCATGGAAATTACGTATCTGGGCTCAGGCATCTGGTCGTACACCTGTTGGATGGAAGGAGTCTTTTAGCTGTAGTTACACAAGTCTGAGTCAGAATTAATCTGTATATTCAGCTGGAGAGAAGCTCCACGCCGCTCTGCCAATCCATCAACAGGCTGCTCCTAATCCAGCCCGCTTTAACACAGCTATACTGTTCCCATCGCTGTGATTCGGTCTGACTGATGCTACTGTCGGTGTTTACaggctgaaaacaaaactaCGCTTTTCTATTAGACCTCTAAAAGAAGAGGTCACATAATCTCAGATGAGGATTATTACTGATCTGGATTTCATGCGTCAATCTGTCAATGTTTGGCCAATTCttaaaatgctatttaaaggtgacctaaTCTGCCTCCGTGAGGTTTGTTTATGggataaacaaaacatgttcatgacattttttcacacaaactcACTCTTAGATAATTTGATTATAGTCTGGTTAGTAtattgagctcctttcagaacgATCTGTTTTAGGGCtccttgtcactttaaatccaattggctgctgctggccacgcccccagctcaacactcgcacatgaaaatggctgcaaacagatgcacaattatacaactatACACATTATACATCTTTGAGAAGCAGAACAACCAACAAGTTGGAAAGTCTAATTTTAGGCTGTTTTCActcctgatagtccagtagacgtTGTTCAGTTGgtgaccaaaattgcaacatttgttacattttcagcttgtgtggttcgctttcacactgcaatatgtcaaacaatccaaactctTTGTCAAATCTGTTCCTCTCATTGCCtgtggtaagtcaacaacaaaacatctgtcttttccagcagccattgtacagtgcatgcAACGGCAAaaccatttaaatgttttgcatgattttagaagcagttgagacacaaatggaagtaaaaaagacatgcaaaaagttaattttgaatAACAGGTCTCTTTTAAATGGATTTATGATCCATTTAGTTTGAATAGAAAGTCTGCTTTGTTTGGGGACTAAAAATGTGAACTCTGGTCCGTCTAAAATCTCTGTCTCGGTTCAGTTGAAGGGAAGTCTGGATATatgaacaccaagcggaccagagtctgccccaaaagcaggaagtgggctATAATgcaggggattctgggtaaatacaacctaaacAAACGCGAGAGTCTAACGCCAGCGGGAGgaatggctcgtggtcttttaccaaagacaagagtgaaatcctacaactgctaaaatctgactcaactccatttttattgcatattgtaaagaaggaagttgcccTCAGTGTCttattcaggtttttgtttcgttttttcAGTGGCTCTTGCTGCAGCGCCCCAAAGGGGTGAGGAGGGGAATAGGTTTTTTGAAGCGTTTGGATCATTTGatacagtgcagtgtgaaaatgtagcaaatgttgcaattttggtcccgaATCGAACCATGTCTCCTGGATTATCAGGAgtaaaaacaacctaaaattcaacatttatttatgagaCTTTCCATCCTCTCACCTTCCGCAGAGCCGGAGCCATCTTATTCGTCAGAGTTCCCGCCACAATCATGACATCAGCCTGTCGAGGACTCGCTCTGAACACGACTCCGAAGCGGTCCATGTCGTAACGAGGGGCCGCCATGTGCATCATCTCCACAGCGCAGCACGCCAAGCCAAAGGTCATGGGCCACAGAGAGCTCTGATGGGAGAAATGAAGCACAGAATAAAGcaatattaatttaatcaacatcttgatgaaacaaaatgcaaaaagtaagTGAAACCTGATGTTACTGTAGATATtacaggtttgtttttattttaagagtgGATTTGTAAGGTTGCCATGTTTGTAAGTTGTGGTTGCAATTAGTGTGTAGACACGATAAAAGAACTCTAAAAGAACATATAAGGGGCTTTTTGTCCCAACACCTGAATAAGTGGCTGAAGTTTCCACCgatggctgatagatgatgaatGATGAATATAACctcattatatttattgttatatAACACAGATTACGAAGAGTTTATAGGTGTACATTGGTAAGAAGTTGGTATTTATTCTGATGCTGTATGTCTGGTTGCTATTTACAATTGtcattatttctattattatcCGTAGATTTTCTTGTTATCAGTTTGTAGCCATTTTATCTatgttatataatttatttgttagCTCATTAGCACAGTGTATTGAACAGCAACATGAATATTATAACATGGTCTTAATTACAATTCTTTGATAATTATTGAGTTGGTAAGTAATATATTTCATTCAGTTGAGAAAAGGGGTTGGATTAAATAAGTGtttacttcttcctactccttttcaaacagaaaagtatgcttattatttttgttcttggttatttATGGACATATTTTTTCTGTCCTACTGAtagcttgttttcttgtttttaaaacctgtttgaaataaatatattaaatcatCTAACTGTTTAAATCCATCACTGCCataatttttaaacacttaTTGCATAAACAAGCTTCTTCAAGtgtgattttcatttcatttcatatttaatggaaatacagcaatagtgaaattgtgttttcttatttaattagcaaaatatagacaaagatctgcaaacatttgtaaCGGAGACAGACTagaaaatgtatcattttgGGAAGTAAATATAAACATGCAGTGTGTCTATGTATTTTGCCAATATAGTGGATGTCAGGGATGCAACAATCAACACTGTAAATCTAATCCAAATCAGCGTTTTCTCAGATACTGACTCTGCGGGCCCAGTTGACCAGATCGTCGAGCTTCGCCACCACATAGTCCACCTTGCTGCTGGCCGCTGCTGCTGGCTTGGCTGCAGCCACAGCTGTGCTTTTCTCTCTGACTGGCACAACACtgcaaacacagagacagaggagcCATTTAACATGTGCCTCATGGTGACCCGGTGTGTGTTATGTCAGTCCCCTGGTTAAGCTCACCTTGTGCTGGTGCTATTATCACCTTTAGCGCTGCTGTGGAGACATTTCTGCTGAatagcaaaaactgaaattggcCTAatggaaaaggagaaagaaattaCTTGAGCATATAAATGAGAAATAGAAGGACACTATCGCTATAAGGGAGCATGTGAGAAGGACAGATGGAAGGACTTATTTCTTCTGAGTCTCTAAACTTCGTGATGCATTCGAGCTTAACTAGGCGATTCCTCTGGAAGGCAGACAAGCTGAACACTGCAGCTGTcagcagaaaacagcaaatgtttctgtatttgctTTTCACCATGGATCATTTTCTATGACTGAAGACCATCTGACTCCACtcccaaaaatacaaagtcgtttcctaaaacaagctcttatgtTGCAAGGCATAAAACAGCAGGAGGGACAGAGTCAGCCAACAGGTAGCAAGATTACAGGGTTTTTACCTGGTTGAAAAAGAGCCAAACAGAGCCAGGCGAGGTGCTGCAAAATAAAGGCATTttgttaacaaaaaataaataaaaactccacAAATTCATATCCTAATGTTGTTAtacaatataatatataataaaaagtGTAATCTGGAGCTGACAACTGTAAACCAAGGTTGCTTGTGACATCTCTTACATTAATCAAATGTGAATATATTCTTAATGTCTCTTAAATAACACTTTAAGTCAGTTTACTGTCaagtagtagtaataataattatcatAATGATgtaattcataataaaataaattggtcACAAATGAGCAATATGTTTTACAGTAAGGTGAAATGaaaacttaaattgtttttttttttgtactatcCAAATGGGGCAGTTAATTTGAGGTGCTTCCTGgcataattaatttaatttctacaTATCAGGatgaataaagatttttattcagttagtttatttacaatatggaaaaataaataaaaatacaaacttaatattttaatttgtctacTCCCTTTTGTCTGAGGAATTGATCAAATCTATACAACTAATTCAAAGGTattcaaaattacaaataaagtcTGAGAGTATTTTTACATCTTATTGAA
It encodes:
- the ndufs7 gene encoding NADH dehydrogenase [ubiquinone] iron-sulfur protein 7, mitochondrial, with protein sequence MAALVAPRLALFGSFSTRPISVFAIQQKCLHSSAKGDNSTSTSVVPVREKSTAVAAAKPAAAASSKVDYVVAKLDDLVNWARRSSLWPMTFGLACCAVEMMHMAAPRYDMDRFGVVFRASPRQADVMIVAGTLTNKMAPALRKVYDQMPEPRYVISMGSCANGGGYYHYSYAVVRGCDRIVPVDIYVPGCPPTAEALLYGTLQLQKKIKREKKISIWYRK